agataaatattCTGAGTTATGGATATAAAATGTTGACAAGTTAGTTTATTTATAACAGACTGAATTCACTGCCCAAGAGAATTTACATAAAATAggatatcaaaaatttaaaattgtgtaAGCAAGGCAGCAACTTCTTTAATTGTtgctttaatttgtttaattggctacatatattttgtctttgattttCTGCTTGTATGAGGTTATTGTTACTAGAAACTAATAatttcgatactcttttgctcTTTGGAGGGGAGTTGTAATTAACATTTGTATTCAataatcttttgtattttttattattcattttcatttcttactcCTTGAAGTTTAGATAAAACTATTTACTAATTCTTCTCTTTTACAGGTTTCAAAAAACTTTCTATATTGACCAatcttgaagttcttgatttAAGTTATAACAACATCAATAACTCcaaaattctagaatttattGGTGGAATTTCATCTTTAAAGTCTCTAAATCTTAGAGATAATAGATTGGGAAGCTCAGTTGATTTGACAAgtaagttaaaataattttttacaaaattaaatatccCTTTAATGAGAAAGAGAGTTATGAGCTCtaatatttctttattctaATGCTTCtttgtatatttgtattttaatgtttctttgttttttctcttgCACGAGATTTTTCGACATTAATTATAACTCACAAGGGGGTTGAGTTAAGAATAAAAGTTTCATGattaatatgtttattatttttctttaatacatAATTGTTGAGATTTTGAAGTTTCATCGGTAGCAttgagttttgagataaaatataatttaattttaaaataaatgtaaatgttTGTAAGACATATATAATAGGATAAATATtatgagttataaatataaaatattgaccttttatattttcaatataagaATAAAAGTTTCACTACATAACCTCTCCTGGGCATATAGACCTTTTTTTTAGGTATCACTGTGCATATGTGTGTATTGTACAAAGAGagatatttttgttgtatttaattaatatatcttgaaaaaatatatatattttttgtgaaatgaggctttacaaattataacttttgtgcataataattttaaatttataaattatgccTCTACtgtacaaaatttttgaatctaCCACTTTTAATGCcatcattcaaaaatataaaagaatccATGTGCGCACGTGCACCtaggaacatatatatatttatttgaaattagtaTTGTTGAAAGCTATAATTTCATCTTTCCTCTTAATTGAAGATTTTAAGGTTATTTTCgtactttaatttcaaatttgattacTAATTGAACAGGTCGGAACCAGGAATCAAAATTGACGAATCTACAAGTTCTTGATTTATCTGATAATTTCATAACCAATATCATATGGTCTTCTCTAAAAGAATTTTCTTCATTGAAAGTATTGGATTTGTCTTGGAACTACATGAATGAAAGTATTTCTATTCAAGGTATGTAACACTTTCTATTagaatttatcaataaaatcattatcaTTGTATATCATGTggctaaaataatgaaaatgcaattACATTCTCCAATTAATGTGCTATGCTTCAAACCTAATGTATACTATTTccaatttcattatttaatGAGCttgtaataaaaatacttttcaatTCATCTCGAGTTAAACTATCCTTTAACAATTACTTGGCACAATTATAGGGATCAATACAAATGAGCATGCATTTGatatattagtaaaaataatcaaaaattttaattactagAAATTTTGAATAGTGTTTTCCTCGTGTTTTAGATCTTTAGCTTAAACATAAATCTTTCTTATCGCGCATTTGTTCAATGTTTTTCTCGTTATATAGACTTAGCAAACGTGAGCCACTTGGAAGAATTATACTTGGAGGGTGCTACCCTACctaatgattttctttcaaatattggTGCCCTGACATCACTTCAAGTTTTGTCATTGACTTGGTCAGGACTTATTGGGACCCTGCCCTCTCATCAAggtaaagaaaacaaaagatatttttttttatttaacaaattagtAATCTGACATAAATTGAGAGATGTTTACATGTTGTTCTTGATAAGTGTCTAActcacttttatttttctcaaggTTTGTGTGAATTGAAGACTCTTCAAGAGATTGACTTGAGCTCTAATGGACTAGGGGGTCAGTTGCCTTGGTGCTTGGGAAACTTGACATCTCTTAGGTTTCTAGATATCTCTCACAACCAATTTAAGGGGAACATTGCATTGTCTCCTCTTGCCAATATCATATCCTTAGAATATCTTAGGCtttcaaataacaaatttctAGTCCCAATCTCATTCAAGTCATATTACAACCTCTCCAAACTTATGGTCCTGGAAAGTGTCAACAACATTCTTTTGAAAGAAGAGGACATTCTTGGCTCAGCCCCAAGTTTCCAATTGGTTCGAATCCATCTTTCTAGTTCTGAACATGGGAGAAACACTTCGATGTCTCTGCCCAAATTTTTCTACTATCAAAATCAACTCAAAATGGTTAAGCTCTCTGGATTTGATTTTGGAGGAACATTCCCaaggtggttgttggagaataaTACTAGACTACTAACACTTACCCTAacaaagaatttaatttctaaacctTTCCAATTGCCCTCATCTCCAATGACAGAACTTGTAACATTAGATATCTCCAACAACAATTTTTGTGGTGCCATCCCATACAAGATTGGTAGTTCTTTCCCCAAGTTAAAATTGCTAAACATGTCTAGAAATAACTTTGAAGGCATGATTCCATCTTCATTAGGTGACATAACCTCTCTATCTATTCTAGACTTGTCAAATAATCAATTATTCAGTAAAATTCCTGTACATTTGGTAATGGGTTGTAGCTTTTTGGAAGTGCTAAAACTATCAAGCAACAACTTGACAGGCCCTATACTACCCCCTCAAAATAACTTGCCAAACTTATGGCTGTTACTTTTGGATGATAATAAGTTCACAGAAATCCCACACTACTTATCCAACAGTAGTGGCTTGCAAATGTTGAATCTTAGCCATAATCATCTTGGAGGTATGTTTCCTGTTGAGTTTTGTCAATTTGATGGACTACAACTATTGGATCTTTCTGACAACAATTTCACTGGGACAATACCATCTTGCTTCAATGTGGAAAACCTAGAGCAAATTCATCTATCCAATAATATGCTAAATGGACCATTTCCTGAGGTGTTTCATCGATTaataaacaacttaaaaataatagaactttcaaataaccattttaatggCAGCATTCCAAATTGGATTGACAGTTTTTCCTGGTTAAGCATTCTTATCTTGAAAAATAACCACTTTGAAAGTAATATCCCAGATCAGATTTGTCATTTGTCTAGATTAATGTTGATTGATCTTTCTTCCAATAAGTTTTCGGGCAACATTCCTAGTTGCTTGAATAATATCACATTTGATAAAGAAAAGGAATTAGGATTGTTGATACGTCCAACCAGTTAAATTGTGGAAGCACCCTTAAAGCTTAACCTAATGATTTATAGTCGTCGTGGTTACTCAATGCTTGGTATCAGCATAGGTAACATCTTGTTCTCAAATTGAGCacttttcttattacaagtggaGTTCACAACCAAAGGAATGGCCTTGCACTTCACAGGAGAGACTCTATCCCATTTTTCAGCAATTGATCTCTCCAAAAACAAATTAGTTGGCCACATACCACCTGAAATTGGCCACCTTAGCACAATCAAAGCACTAAACCTTTCCCACAACAATTTGATTGGAGGAATCCCAACAACATTTTCCAAGTTACAGAATATAGAGAGCTTGGATCTTTCTCACAACAACTTGGATGGGAATATCCCTTCTCAGCTTACTGATCTACACTCACTGGGGATGTTCAATGTGTCTTACAACAACTTCAGTGGAAGGATACCTCAAGCAACGAACCAATTTGGAACTTTCAACTCAAGTAGCTATATTGAGAATCCATTTCTTTGTGGAGAACCATTACCAAATAATTGCATAGATTCATCTCTATCAGTTCCATCAGCTCCATCAGTCAATAATAATGCAAGAATGGTATCCGACTTTATCGATGCAGACACTTATTATATGAGCTTTGCAGGGTCTTACATAGTTATTTTACTAGCAACTGTGggaattttgtatataaatccACATTGGAGACAGGTATGGTTCCATGTTGTTGAGGTTTTCATCACCTCTATCTACTATTTTGTTGTGGATAATATGTGGAGAATCAAACTTGGTTTCCTTCGTAGATATTAATAATCACCCCAATGAAGTAATAGTGTTGTATGTATATCCTACTAAACTTCTTTCTTAGGTAGTTTGTTGTTATAATAATGTTATCAATGCACTTGTTGTTAGTATGAAATAGGCCctcataaattatcaaaattaaagaagTCTTGGTTTGTTGTTGCCATACTATTACACGTTTAGGATGTAAGTGTGATTGTTGATGACAAAGAACAATATTGGAGACAAATTTGGAGCTTCAAAATCAAAGAACAAATTTCTAGTCCCAATCTCATTCAAGTCATATTACAACCTCTCCAAACTTATAGTCCTGGAAAGTGTCAACAACATACTTTTGGAAGAACAGGACATTCTTAGTTCAGCCCCAAGTTTTCAATTGCTTCAAATCCATCTTTCTAGTTCTGAACATGGGAGAAACACTCCCATTTCTCTACCCAAAATTTTCTACTATCAAAATCAACTCAAAATGGTTGAGCTCTCTGGATTTAAGTTTGGAGGAATATTACCaaggtggttgttggagaataaTACTGGACTACTAACGCTTACCTTGACAAAGAATTCAATTTCTAAACCTTTTCGATTGCCCTCATCTCCAATGACAGAACTTGTAACATTAGATATCTCCAACAATGATTTCTATGGTGTCATCCCATACAAGATTGGTAATTCTTTCCCTATGTTA
The sequence above is a segment of the Diospyros lotus cultivar Yz01 chromosome 7, ASM1463336v1, whole genome shotgun sequence genome. Coding sequences within it:
- the LOC127805913 gene encoding receptor-like protein 56, with translation MALHFTGETLSHFSAIDLSKNKLVGHIPPEIGHLSTIKALNLSHNNLIGGIPTTFSKLQNIESLDLSHNNLDGNIPSQLTDLHSLGMFNVSYNNFSGRIPQATNQFGTFNSSSYIENPFLCGEPLPNNCIDSSLSVPSAPSVNNNARMVSDFIDADTYYMSFAGSYIVILLATVGILYINPHWRQNREKHLKTQKSSPSRGQESTCI